A genome region from Corvus hawaiiensis isolate bCorHaw1 chromosome 4, bCorHaw1.pri.cur, whole genome shotgun sequence includes the following:
- the LOC125324302 gene encoding pleckstrin homology-like domain family A member 1, producing the protein MLESGCKAVKEGMLEKRSDGLLQLWKKKRCILTEEGLLLIPPKHPPPPQQQQPAPPAEPAAKIKELHFSNMKTVDCVERKGKYVYFTVVMAEGKEIDFRCAQEQGWNAAITLQMVQYKNRQAILAVRSTRQKQQHLAAPHGPRLRGASNSA; encoded by the coding sequence ATGCTGGAGAGCGGCTGTAAGGCGGTGAAGGAGGGCatgctggagaagaggagcgacgggctgctgcagctctggaagaAGAAGCGCTGTATCCTCACCGAGGAGGGGCTGCTCCTCATTCCCCCCAAGCACCCCCCGccgccacagcagcagcagccggcgCCGCCGGCCGAGCCGGCCGCCAAGATCAAGGAGCTTCACTTCTCCAACATGAAGACGGTGGACTGCGTGGAGCGGAAGGGCAAGTACGTGTACTTCACGGTGGTGATGGCCGAGGGGAAGGAGATCGACTTTCGGTGCgcgcaggagcagggctggaacgCGGCGATCACGCTGCAGATGGTGCAGTACAAGAACCGCCAGGCCATCCTGGCCGTGCGCTCCAcccggcagaagcagcagcacctggcgGCGCCCCACGGCCCGCGCCTCCGCGGCGCCTCCAACTCCGCCTAG
- the LOC125325137 gene encoding translation initiation factor IF-2-like, with protein sequence MVVRMTYVLQRRVSLKTGTGFTGLESKTRRSGLLAALAQGGRLRKCVSTKQCGNTPRKANERCISLGGVNYGTEALPCAAPPCSAVALGEGRGAGPGPLPPGSAAPAPPAGRPRRASRLRSLTALGFPAAGGREEPPFPLGVTLGWERRVQKRRGGKARRQPRPPALAAPAARHAAARAAAAPLPAGWGTPGPPPRSRRPAESARLVPAAPRAQPLRAEAV encoded by the coding sequence GCAGGGTGTCGCTGAAAACTGGCACCGGGTTTACTGGGCTTGAATCAAAAACACGCAGAAGCGGGCTCTTGGCTGCTCTTGCTCAAGGAGGCAGGCTGAGGAAATGTGTTTCAACTAAACAGTGCGGGAACACCCCGAGGAAAGCAAACGAGCGGTGTATTAGCCTAGGGGGGGTTAACTACGGCACGGAAGCCCTTCCTTGCGCAGCCCCGCCGTGCTCTGCCGTAGCCTTGGGCGAGGGGcggggagccgggccgggcccgctgccGCCGGGGAgcgcagcccccgccccgcctgccgggcggccccgccgcgcctcCCGGCTCCGCTCCCTCACCGCGCTGGGCTTCCCCGCGGCCGGCGGGCGGGAGGAGCCGCCGTTTCCGCTGGGTGTCACTCTGGGGTGGGAGAGGCGCGTTCAAAagcggaggggagggaaagCCCGCCGACAACCCCGGCCGCCCGCTCTGGCAGCGCCCGCCGCTCGCCACGCCGCGGCACGGGCGGCAGCCGCTCCGCTTCCTGCGGGCTGGGGCACTCCCGGCCCTCCGCCTCGGAGCCGGCGCCCGGCGGAGAGTGCTCGGCTGGTGCCGGCTGCCCCCCGAGCCCAGCCCCTGCGGGCGGAGGCCGTCTAA